A portion of the Pseudoxanthomonas sp. JBR18 genome contains these proteins:
- a CDS encoding glutathione peroxidase, whose amino-acid sequence MRGVFEYSATDIHGREQPLAEWAGSVLLIVNVASRCGFTPQYGGLELLWQQYRDRGLVVMGFPCNQFGQQEPGDEAQIHEFCGLNYAVTFPMFSKVQVNGADAHPLWKRLQHDKPGLFGSERIKWNFTKFLIGRNGQVVKRYGPRHTPSSLAGDIERALG is encoded by the coding sequence ATGCGAGGAGTATTCGAGTATTCGGCGACCGACATCCACGGGCGCGAGCAGCCGCTCGCCGAGTGGGCTGGCTCGGTGCTGTTGATCGTGAACGTAGCGTCGCGCTGTGGATTCACGCCCCAGTACGGTGGTCTGGAACTGCTGTGGCAGCAGTACCGCGACCGCGGCCTGGTGGTGATGGGGTTTCCGTGCAACCAGTTTGGTCAGCAGGAGCCGGGGGACGAGGCGCAGATCCACGAATTCTGCGGGCTCAATTATGCGGTGACCTTCCCGATGTTCTCCAAGGTCCAGGTCAATGGCGCCGATGCGCATCCGTTGTGGAAGCGCCTGCAGCACGACAAGCCAGGGCTGTTCGGCTCCGAACGGATCAAGTGGAACTTCACCAAGTTCCTGATCGGCCGCAATGGCCAGGTGGTCAAGCGCTACGGCCCGCGTCATACGCCATCTTCGCTCGCTGGTGACATCGAGCGCGCCTTGGGGTGA
- a CDS encoding M3 family metallopeptidase, protein MTTRLALALALALGTTMPAYAQTTPTAASPAANPFASESPLPLHYPQFDKIKDSDFAPAFDAGMAQQLKEVQAIADNPAKPTFDNTIIAMEKSGQELDRATTVFFNLVGADTNPAREKLRSEYSGKFAAHRDAITLNGKLFARIQALYDSRDTLGLDPQAVRLVEKYHTDFVRAGAKLNDADKVRLKDMNSQLAALGTQFSQNVLKEVNDSAVVVDDVKQLDGFTREQIDGAAAEAAKRGLKGKSVITLLNTTGQPPESQLTDRATRQRLFEASVARGSRGNAFDNTGIVSKIMKLRADKAVLLGYPTWAAYVLEDETAKTPAAVNDMLGKLAPAAVANAKKEGADLQAMIDSEQKAAGKPSFQLQPWDWAYYTEKVRKAKYDFDESQLKPYFELDSVQQNGVFYAAHEMYGISFKERHDLPVYEPSVRVFDVTDADGKPLAIFISDMYARESKRGGAWMNAYVSQSGLTGNLPVIANHLNIPKPPEGKPTLLTWDEVTTMFHEFGHALHGMFSNVEYPYFSGTSVPRDFVEYPSQVNEMWADYPAVLKHYAKHYQTGEAMPQALLDKVIAASKFNQGFATTEYLGAAMLDQSWHQITAEQVPPAAGVMAFEADALKANGTDYAPVPPRYRTPYFSHIMGGYSAGYYAYIWSEVLAANSEQWFRQHGGLSRANGDHFRKTLLSQGGSQDALKLFRDFAGHGPQIQPLLEKRGLDAKAD, encoded by the coding sequence ATGACCACCCGTCTCGCCCTGGCGCTTGCCCTCGCCCTTGGAACCACCATGCCCGCCTACGCCCAGACCACGCCGACGGCTGCCAGCCCGGCCGCCAATCCCTTTGCCAGCGAGAGCCCGCTGCCGCTGCACTACCCGCAGTTCGACAAGATCAAGGACAGCGACTTCGCCCCGGCCTTCGATGCAGGCATGGCCCAGCAGCTCAAGGAGGTCCAGGCGATCGCCGACAACCCGGCCAAGCCGACCTTCGACAATACCATCATCGCCATGGAGAAGAGCGGCCAGGAACTGGACCGCGCCACCACGGTGTTCTTCAACCTGGTCGGTGCCGACACCAATCCGGCGCGCGAGAAGCTGCGCAGCGAGTACTCGGGCAAATTCGCCGCCCATCGCGATGCGATCACCTTGAACGGCAAGCTCTTCGCGCGCATCCAGGCGCTTTACGACAGCCGTGACACGCTGGGCCTGGACCCGCAGGCGGTGCGCCTGGTCGAGAAGTACCACACCGACTTCGTGCGCGCCGGCGCCAAGCTCAACGATGCGGACAAAGTCCGTCTGAAGGACATGAACAGCCAGCTGGCCGCCCTCGGGACGCAGTTCAGTCAGAACGTCCTGAAGGAGGTCAACGATTCGGCGGTCGTGGTCGACGACGTCAAGCAGCTCGACGGCTTCACCCGCGAGCAGATCGACGGGGCCGCCGCCGAGGCCGCCAAGCGCGGCCTGAAGGGCAAGTCCGTCATCACCCTGCTCAACACCACCGGCCAGCCGCCGGAATCGCAGCTCACCGACCGCGCCACGCGCCAACGACTGTTTGAGGCCTCTGTCGCGCGCGGCAGCCGCGGCAACGCCTTCGACAACACCGGCATCGTCTCCAAGATCATGAAGCTGCGGGCCGACAAGGCCGTACTGCTGGGCTATCCCACCTGGGCCGCCTACGTGCTGGAGGATGAGACCGCCAAGACGCCGGCCGCGGTCAACGACATGCTCGGCAAGCTGGCGCCGGCCGCAGTGGCCAATGCCAAGAAGGAAGGCGCCGACCTGCAGGCGATGATCGATAGCGAGCAGAAGGCGGCCGGCAAACCGAGCTTCCAGCTGCAGCCCTGGGACTGGGCCTACTACACCGAGAAGGTGCGCAAGGCCAAGTACGACTTCGACGAGTCCCAGCTCAAGCCGTACTTCGAGCTGGACAGCGTGCAGCAGAACGGCGTCTTCTATGCCGCGCACGAGATGTACGGGATCAGCTTCAAGGAGCGTCACGACCTGCCGGTCTACGAGCCGTCGGTGCGCGTGTTCGACGTGACCGACGCCGATGGCAAGCCGCTGGCGATCTTCATCTCGGACATGTATGCGCGCGAATCCAAGCGCGGCGGCGCCTGGATGAATGCCTACGTCTCCCAGTCCGGCCTGACCGGCAACCTGCCGGTGATCGCCAACCACCTCAACATCCCCAAGCCGCCGGAAGGCAAGCCGACGCTGCTGACCTGGGACGAGGTCACCACCATGTTCCACGAGTTCGGCCATGCGCTGCACGGCATGTTCTCCAACGTGGAATATCCCTATTTCTCCGGGACCAGCGTGCCGCGCGACTTCGTCGAGTATCCCTCGCAGGTCAACGAGATGTGGGCGGACTATCCGGCCGTGCTCAAGCACTACGCCAAGCATTACCAGACCGGTGAGGCGATGCCGCAGGCGCTGTTGGACAAGGTGATCGCCGCGTCCAAGTTCAACCAGGGCTTTGCCACCACCGAGTACCTGGGCGCGGCGATGCTGGACCAGAGCTGGCACCAGATCACCGCCGAGCAGGTGCCGCCGGCCGCCGGCGTGATGGCCTTCGAGGCCGACGCGCTGAAAGCCAACGGGACCGATTACGCGCCGGTGCCGCCGCGCTACCGCACGCCGTACTTCAGCCACATCATGGGCGGCTACTCGGCCGGCTACTACGCCTATATCTGGTCCGAGGTCCTGGCTGCCAACAGCGAGCAGTGGTTCCGCCAGCATGGCGGATTGAGCCGCGCCAACGGCGATCACTTCCGCAAGACGCTGTTGTCCCAGGGCGGCAGCCAGGACGCGCTGAAACTGTTCCGGGACTTCGCCGGACACGGCCCGCAGATCCAGCCCCTGCTGGAAAAGCGCGGGCTGGACGCCAAGGCCGACTGA
- a CDS encoding acyl-CoA desaturase, whose translation MAHKNRPLSQEELQRFGDELDALRARIVAKLGSPDARYIRRAVAAVRWTGALGRLALFAGAVGGAFLPLLLWPACIAGTLLLALSKILENMTVGHNVIHGQYDWMGDPQLHSRTYEWDIVATSENWRKTHNFRHHTYTNVRGLDDDIGYGLLRIFPEQRWKPFNLLQPPIAVIFCLLFEWGVAIQDLRLGRVFAGKMTFKQLRAQFRPVGRKMRRQMIKDYLIFPALAGPFFLPVLLGNLVANVLRSIWTYVVIFCGHFTAEAETFPKDCVRNESRGHWYLRQLRGSSNISGGKVVDVLTGDLSHQIEHHFFPDIPANRYSDMAVEVREICARYGQHYNTGSLFKQFGQVAWRILRHSLPSKPRRARALVQAPAVG comes from the coding sequence ATGGCCCACAAGAACCGCCCTCTGTCCCAGGAGGAACTGCAGCGCTTCGGCGACGAACTGGACGCGTTGCGTGCGCGCATCGTGGCCAAGCTGGGATCCCCCGACGCCCGCTACATCCGCCGCGCCGTGGCCGCCGTGCGCTGGACCGGTGCGCTGGGCCGTCTGGCGCTGTTCGCCGGCGCGGTGGGTGGCGCCTTCCTGCCGCTGCTGCTGTGGCCGGCCTGCATCGCCGGCACGCTGCTGCTGGCGCTGTCCAAGATCCTGGAGAACATGACCGTCGGCCACAACGTGATCCACGGTCAGTACGACTGGATGGGCGATCCGCAGCTGCACAGCCGCACCTACGAGTGGGACATCGTCGCCACCAGCGAGAACTGGCGCAAAACCCATAACTTCCGCCACCACACCTACACGAACGTGCGCGGCTTGGACGATGACATCGGCTACGGCCTGCTGCGCATCTTCCCCGAGCAGCGCTGGAAGCCGTTCAACCTGCTGCAGCCGCCGATCGCGGTGATCTTCTGCCTGCTGTTCGAGTGGGGTGTGGCGATCCAGGACCTGCGCCTGGGCCGCGTGTTCGCCGGCAAGATGACCTTCAAGCAACTGCGTGCGCAGTTCCGGCCGGTAGGGCGCAAGATGCGCCGGCAGATGATCAAGGACTACCTGATCTTCCCCGCGCTGGCCGGCCCGTTCTTCCTGCCGGTGCTGCTGGGCAACCTGGTGGCCAACGTGCTGCGCAGCATCTGGACCTACGTGGTGATCTTCTGCGGTCACTTCACCGCCGAGGCCGAAACCTTTCCCAAGGATTGCGTGCGTAATGAAAGCCGTGGCCATTGGTACCTGCGCCAGCTGCGTGGCTCGTCCAATATCAGCGGCGGCAAGGTCGTGGACGTCCTGACCGGTGACCTGAGCCACCAGATCGAGCATCACTTCTTCCCCGACATTCCGGCCAACCGCTACAGCGACATGGCCGTGGAGGTGCGCGAGATCTGCGCCCGGTACGGCCAGCACTACAACACCGGCTCGTTGTTCAAGCAGTTCGGTCAGGTGGCCTGGCGCATCCTGCGTCATTCCCTGCCCAGCAAGCCGCGTCGCGCGCGCGCGCTGGTCCAGGCGCCAGCGGTCGGCTGA
- a CDS encoding ferredoxin reductase: MSAITARRSRPAPRQPLRLARGLVEPAVFDFWASRLHPLWTWERPLARLKARHQAAEGAMTLVLQANRHFTGLRAGQHINLGVEIDGARVTRSYSPSRVDGRRIEITVRAVEGGRVSQYLCQQARIGEVFELGAAFGAMTLPAAVHGAWLFLAAGSGITPLMAMLRDLDASGMPVELDLVYWARTRAEVCFAEDLQAMAARHRGLKVHLRLTRETQAQAAPRIDQTDLAALVAELPRRQVFACGPHGFVQDAHAQLEGRVTRFEAEAFTPPQALPGETGTVDVTLSRSGRTLTVARDTSLLEALEAQGLRPASGCRMGICNTCACTKRAGITRDTQSNARSGEPDATVRLCISAASTDLTLDL; encoded by the coding sequence ATGAGTGCCATCACCGCCCGCCGTTCCCGTCCCGCCCCTCGCCAGCCCCTGCGTCTTGCACGCGGACTGGTGGAGCCGGCGGTGTTCGATTTCTGGGCGTCCCGGCTGCATCCGCTGTGGACGTGGGAGCGCCCGCTGGCGCGTCTCAAGGCGCGTCACCAGGCGGCCGAAGGCGCGATGACGCTGGTCCTGCAGGCCAATCGGCATTTCACCGGGCTGCGCGCGGGCCAGCACATCAACCTGGGCGTGGAGATCGACGGCGCGCGCGTCACCCGCAGCTACAGCCCCAGCAGGGTGGACGGTCGCCGCATCGAGATCACCGTGCGCGCGGTCGAGGGCGGCCGGGTCAGCCAGTACCTGTGCCAGCAAGCGCGCATCGGTGAGGTGTTCGAACTGGGCGCGGCCTTCGGTGCGATGACGCTGCCGGCCGCGGTCCACGGCGCCTGGCTGTTCCTGGCCGCGGGCAGCGGCATCACCCCGCTGATGGCGATGCTGCGCGACCTGGACGCCTCCGGCATGCCGGTCGAATTGGACCTGGTGTACTGGGCGCGGACCCGCGCCGAGGTCTGTTTCGCCGAAGACCTGCAGGCCATGGCCGCACGCCATCGTGGCCTGAAGGTGCACCTGCGCCTGACCCGCGAGACGCAAGCTCAGGCGGCGCCGCGCATCGACCAGACAGACCTGGCCGCGCTGGTGGCCGAACTTCCGCGCCGCCAGGTGTTCGCCTGCGGCCCGCATGGCTTCGTGCAGGACGCGCACGCGCAGTTGGAGGGCCGCGTCACCCGGTTCGAGGCCGAGGCGTTCACGCCGCCGCAGGCGCTCCCGGGCGAAACCGGCACGGTGGACGTCACCCTGTCACGCAGCGGGCGCACCCTGACCGTTGCCCGCGACACCTCGCTGCTGGAGGCGCTGGAAGCCCAGGGCCTGCGTCCGGCGTCCGGCTGTCGCATGGGCATCTGCAACACCTGCGCCTGCACCAAGCGCGCAGGCATCACCCGCGATACCCAGTCCAACGCGCGTTCGGGTGAGCCCGACGCCACCGTGCGCTTGTGCATCAGCGCCGCGTCCACCGACCTGACCTTGGATCTGTAA
- the fabR gene encoding HTH-type transcriptional repressor FabR — translation MPFTEPAAIDPTAEDTSPVRRAAISRQDLLAAALRLVGPHRSLASLSLREVTREAGIAPNSFYRQFRDMDELAVALIDLAGSSLRQIIGQARRRALRADRSVIGLSVETFMEQLRADDKLLHVLLREGMVGSDAFKAAVERELTYFEDELKVDLVRLAAADGATLHEPALVSKAITRLVFAAGANAMDLPPERDPELIEQLSTMLRMILTGSRAMAKGVGAGR, via the coding sequence ATGCCTTTCACGGAGCCCGCCGCCATCGACCCGACCGCCGAAGACACCTCGCCGGTCCGCAGAGCCGCGATCTCGCGGCAGGATCTGCTGGCGGCGGCCCTGCGCCTGGTGGGCCCGCATCGCAGCCTGGCCTCACTGAGCCTGCGCGAGGTCACCCGCGAGGCCGGGATCGCGCCAAACAGCTTCTATCGGCAGTTCCGCGACATGGACGAACTGGCCGTGGCCCTGATCGACCTGGCCGGCAGCTCGCTGCGCCAGATCATCGGCCAGGCCCGGCGCCGCGCGCTGCGGGCGGACCGCAGCGTGATCGGCCTGTCGGTGGAGACCTTCATGGAACAGCTGCGCGCCGACGACAAGCTGCTGCATGTGCTGCTGCGTGAAGGCATGGTCGGCTCGGATGCGTTCAAGGCCGCCGTCGAACGCGAGCTGACCTATTTCGAGGACGAGCTGAAGGTCGATCTGGTGCGCCTGGCCGCCGCCGATGGCGCGACCCTGCACGAGCCGGCCCTGGTGTCCAAGGCGATCACCCGCCTGGTCTTCGCCGCCGGCGCCAATGCCATGGACCTGCCGCCCGAGCGCGACCCGGAGCTGATCGAACAGCTCTCGACCATGCTGCGGATGATCCTGACCGGGTCGCGGGCGATGGCCAAGGGTGTCGGCGCTGGCCGGTGA
- a CDS encoding acyl-CoA dehydrogenase family protein has translation MQDEPAPFETHQVGNQPPEFGPRDLWADDQVLREGVARQGAAAFVSALVDYGTLAGGELYALGFDANRDRPRLRTHDRFGQRIEVVEFHPAYHRLMDAAKAGGVAGLSWTAQAPGAHVARAALSYLHHQADAGTSCPLTMTHAAVPVLRQAPALRAWADKAAAPHYDPRDIPIAGKAGITLGMGMTEKQGGSDVRSNATVATSNGGEDEYTLVGHKWFFSAPMSDGWLVLAQAPGGLSCFLLPRRLADGSLNALRLMRLKDKLGDWSNASSEVEFTGAMAHRIGAEGRGVATIIQMVMLTRLDCMLGATAEMRMALAHAVHHARHRRTFGKVLVEHALMRNVLADLSLEWEAALALCLRVAGAVDRAPTDPHEAALARVATAIGKYWICRRAPAFVNEAQECLGGAGYVEESILPRLFRQSPLNGIWEGSGNIQCLDVLRALAKEPACMQALRSELDAARGLNRDYDQQLEVLASQLANGAPAEAGARLLVEQLALLLQASVLLRDQSPAAPLFCRSRLGRAHGLAMGTLPADADFDPLIERALP, from the coding sequence ATGCAGGACGAACCCGCACCCTTCGAAACGCATCAGGTCGGCAACCAGCCGCCCGAATTCGGTCCCCGTGATCTGTGGGCCGATGACCAGGTCCTGCGCGAGGGCGTCGCGCGACAGGGCGCGGCCGCCTTCGTGTCGGCCCTGGTCGACTACGGCACGCTGGCCGGCGGCGAGCTCTACGCATTGGGTTTCGACGCCAACCGCGACAGGCCGCGGCTGAGAACGCATGACCGCTTCGGCCAGCGCATCGAGGTGGTCGAGTTCCACCCCGCGTATCACCGCTTGATGGACGCGGCCAAGGCGGGGGGCGTGGCCGGCCTGTCGTGGACGGCGCAGGCCCCCGGCGCGCACGTGGCCCGCGCCGCGCTGAGTTATCTGCATCACCAGGCCGATGCCGGCACCAGTTGCCCGCTGACCATGACCCACGCGGCCGTGCCGGTGCTGCGCCAGGCACCGGCGCTGCGGGCGTGGGCCGATAAGGCCGCCGCCCCGCACTACGACCCGCGCGATATTCCTATCGCCGGCAAGGCCGGGATCACCCTGGGCATGGGCATGACCGAAAAGCAGGGCGGCTCGGACGTGCGCAGCAATGCCACGGTCGCCACGTCTAATGGCGGGGAAGACGAATACACGCTGGTCGGGCACAAGTGGTTCTTTTCGGCACCCATGTCCGATGGCTGGCTGGTGCTGGCGCAGGCGCCGGGCGGGCTGAGCTGCTTCCTGCTGCCGCGACGTCTGGCCGATGGCAGCCTCAACGCGCTGCGCCTGATGCGGCTCAAGGACAAGCTGGGCGACTGGTCCAACGCCTCCAGCGAAGTGGAATTCACCGGCGCGATGGCCCATCGCATCGGTGCGGAGGGGCGCGGGGTGGCGACCATCATCCAGATGGTCATGCTCACCCGACTGGACTGCATGCTGGGCGCCACCGCCGAGATGCGCATGGCGCTGGCGCACGCGGTGCACCATGCCCGTCATCGCCGCACCTTCGGCAAGGTGCTGGTCGAGCACGCGCTGATGCGCAACGTGCTGGCCGACCTGTCGCTGGAATGGGAAGCCGCCCTGGCGCTCTGCCTGCGCGTGGCAGGCGCGGTAGATCGCGCGCCGACCGATCCGCACGAGGCCGCGCTGGCGCGGGTGGCCACCGCGATTGGCAAGTACTGGATCTGCCGGCGCGCGCCGGCCTTCGTCAACGAGGCCCAGGAGTGCCTGGGCGGGGCCGGCTATGTGGAGGAATCGATCCTGCCGCGTCTGTTCCGGCAGTCGCCGCTCAACGGCATCTGGGAAGGCAGCGGCAACATCCAGTGCCTGGACGTGCTGCGCGCGCTGGCGAAGGAACCGGCGTGCATGCAGGCCCTGCGGTCGGAACTCGACGCCGCCCGCGGCCTGAACCGCGATTACGACCAGCAGCTGGAGGTGCTGGCCTCGCAACTCGCCAACGGAGCGCCGGCCGAAGCGGGTGCGCGCCTGCTGGTGGAGCAACTGGCGCTGTTGCTGCAAGCCAGCGTCTTGCTGCGCGACCAGAGCCCCGCCGCACCGCTGTTCTGCCGCTCACGCCTGGGCCGCGCGCATGGGTTGGCGATGGGAACCTTGCCCGCGGATGCGGATTTCGATCCGTTGATTGAGCGCGCGTTACCCTAA
- a CDS encoding ligase-associated DNA damage response exonuclease has translation MATATEDLIVLRPEGLYCPAGDFHIDPWKPVPRAVITHGHGDHARTGMGRYWATRESVPILQWRLGEQDYAIHDYGDTFRLGDASISLHPAGHVLGSAQVRVEAHGQVWVASGDYKRQPDPTCAPFEVVPCDTFITEATFGLPIYRWPDTREVAREIVAWRRHCAARGEAAILYCYALGKAQRLLAELRDLDDQPALLHGAIQTGVEVYRGAGIAMLDTLPVSETAKGSDYAGQLILAPPSAAGSPWIRRFRKAQQGFASGWMRVRGNRRRRNYDRGFVVSDHADWPDLLRTVRETGARRVIATHGNTEAIIRAMNEAGIAAEAFRTDYGGEE, from the coding sequence ATGGCCACAGCAACCGAAGACCTGATCGTCCTGCGCCCGGAGGGCCTGTACTGCCCGGCCGGCGACTTTCACATCGATCCGTGGAAGCCGGTGCCGCGCGCGGTCATCACCCACGGCCACGGCGATCACGCGCGCACCGGCATGGGCCGCTATTGGGCCACGCGCGAGAGCGTGCCGATCCTGCAATGGCGGCTGGGCGAACAGGACTACGCCATCCACGATTACGGCGACACCTTCCGGTTGGGCGACGCCAGCATCTCGCTGCATCCCGCCGGACACGTGCTGGGTTCGGCGCAGGTGCGCGTGGAAGCCCACGGCCAGGTCTGGGTCGCCTCGGGCGACTACAAGCGCCAGCCCGACCCGACCTGCGCGCCGTTCGAGGTCGTGCCCTGCGACACCTTCATCACCGAGGCGACCTTCGGCCTGCCGATCTACCGCTGGCCGGACACGCGCGAGGTGGCGCGCGAGATCGTCGCCTGGCGCCGGCACTGCGCCGCACGCGGCGAAGCCGCGATCCTGTATTGCTACGCATTGGGCAAGGCGCAGCGGCTGCTGGCCGAACTGCGCGACCTGGACGACCAGCCCGCGCTGCTGCACGGCGCGATCCAGACCGGGGTGGAGGTGTATCGCGGCGCCGGCATCGCCATGCTCGATACGCTGCCCGTGTCCGAAACCGCCAAGGGCAGCGATTACGCCGGGCAGCTGATCCTGGCCCCGCCGTCGGCGGCAGGCAGCCCGTGGATTCGCCGCTTCCGCAAGGCGCAGCAGGGGTTCGCCTCCGGTTGGATGCGGGTGCGCGGCAATCGGCGGCGACGCAACTACGATCGCGGCTTCGTGGTGTCCGACCATGCCGACTGGCCCGACCTGCTGCGGACCGTGCGCGAGACAGGCGCGCGCCGCGTCATCGCCACGCATGGCAATACCGAGGCGATCATCCGCGCGATGAACGAGGCCGGCATCGCCGCCGAAGCCTTTCGCACCGATTACGGCGGTGAGGAATGA
- a CDS encoding ATP-dependent DNA ligase, whose translation MKRFAELYKALDESTATLDKRAALVAYFRDAPPRDAVWALYLLCGGKLTGARRKIAGTQELRAWIAQESATPDWLVDDSYDHVGDLAETLALLLNDPADPAPDVGLAEWIEQRLLPVANQDEAVRRAVIVDAWHALPYAQRLVFNKLLTGALRVGVSQRLVQQALSEMSGIDIARIAQRMLGEWVPTPQFLQDLLSDEELPSDRQQPYPFFLASPLEAEVTTLGEIEDWRLEWKWDGIRLQLIRRRGEVALWSRGEERLDGRFPEIEAAAATLPRDCVIDGELLAWRAGEDAPMPFTALQTRIQRRKPGAKTLADTPARVLAYDLLELDGEDLRERPLDQRRALLDHLLQAHGDPRLVVSPQVQALDWDTAARLREDARNRGVEGLMLKRGSSTYQGGRKRGDWWKWKIDPLSIDAVLIYAQAGHGRRSTLYTDYTFGLWDGEALVPVAKAYSGLDDKEILKLDSWIRAHTTERFGPVRAVTPHHVFELGFEAVNVSKRHKSGIATRFPRILRWRHDKPMAEANRLDDLKALAR comes from the coding sequence ATGAAGCGCTTCGCCGAGCTGTACAAGGCGCTCGACGAGAGCACCGCCACGCTGGACAAGCGCGCGGCGCTGGTCGCCTATTTCCGCGACGCGCCGCCGCGCGACGCGGTGTGGGCACTGTACCTGCTGTGCGGCGGCAAGCTCACCGGCGCGCGGCGCAAGATCGCCGGCACCCAGGAGCTGCGCGCGTGGATCGCGCAGGAATCGGCCACGCCCGACTGGCTGGTGGACGACAGCTACGACCACGTGGGCGACCTGGCCGAAACGCTGGCCCTGCTGCTGAACGATCCGGCCGATCCAGCGCCGGATGTGGGGCTGGCTGAGTGGATCGAGCAGCGCCTGCTGCCGGTGGCCAACCAGGACGAAGCCGTGCGCCGCGCGGTCATCGTCGACGCCTGGCACGCCCTGCCCTATGCGCAGCGACTGGTGTTCAACAAGCTGCTGACAGGCGCGCTGCGGGTGGGCGTGTCGCAGCGACTGGTGCAGCAGGCGCTGAGCGAGATGAGCGGCATCGACATCGCTCGCATTGCCCAGCGCATGCTCGGCGAATGGGTCCCGACCCCGCAGTTCCTGCAGGACCTGCTCTCGGACGAGGAACTGCCCAGCGACCGCCAGCAGCCTTACCCGTTCTTCCTCGCCTCGCCGCTGGAAGCCGAGGTCACCACACTAGGCGAGATCGAAGACTGGCGGCTGGAATGGAAGTGGGACGGCATCCGCCTGCAGCTGATCCGGCGCCGGGGCGAAGTCGCGCTGTGGTCGCGCGGCGAGGAACGGCTGGACGGCCGCTTCCCGGAGATCGAAGCCGCCGCGGCCACGCTGCCGCGCGACTGCGTGATCGACGGCGAGCTGCTGGCCTGGCGCGCGGGCGAGGACGCGCCGATGCCGTTCACTGCGCTGCAAACCCGCATCCAGCGCCGCAAGCCTGGGGCCAAGACCCTGGCCGACACCCCCGCACGCGTGCTGGCCTACGACCTGTTGGAACTGGACGGCGAAGACCTGCGCGAGCGTCCGCTGGACCAGCGCCGCGCCCTGCTCGACCACCTGCTGCAAGCACATGGCGATCCACGCCTGGTGGTTTCACCGCAGGTCCAGGCCCTGGACTGGGACACCGCCGCGCGATTGCGTGAGGACGCGCGCAATCGCGGCGTGGAAGGCCTAATGCTCAAGCGCGGCAGTTCCACCTACCAGGGCGGGCGCAAGCGCGGGGACTGGTGGAAGTGGAAGATCGATCCGCTTTCCATCGATGCGGTGCTGATCTACGCGCAAGCCGGTCATGGCCGGCGCAGCACGCTCTACACCGACTACACCTTCGGGCTGTGGGACGGCGAGGCGCTGGTGCCGGTGGCCAAGGCGTACTCGGGCCTGGACGACAAGGAGATCCTCAAGCTGGATAGCTGGATCCGCGCGCACACCACCGAGCGCTTCGGGCCGGTGCGTGCGGTGACACCGCACCATGTCTTCGAGCTTGGCTTCGAGGCGGTCAACGTCAGCAAGCGGCACAAGTCCGGCATCGCCACGCGCTTCCCACGCATCCTGCGCTGGCGCCACGACAAGCCCATGGCCGAAGCCAACCGCCTGGACGATCTGAAGGCCCTGGCACGGTGA